The following proteins are encoded in a genomic region of Populus nigra chromosome 16, ddPopNigr1.1, whole genome shotgun sequence:
- the LOC133676227 gene encoding uncharacterized protein LOC133676227: protein MRLSSKPLLKRAGEGISKTLSEILVCPISKQPLRYCKETNSLFSDSIAVSFPIKDGIPCLVPRDGKVIETVDDPKS, encoded by the coding sequence ATGAGGCTAAGCAGCAAGCCCTTGTTAAAACGAGCAGGAGAAGGAATCAGCAAAACACTATCTGAAATTCTTGTCTGCCCAATCTCCAAACAGCCCTTAAGGTATTGCAAAGAAACAAATTCTCTCTTCAGTGATTCTATTGCTGTCTCTTTTCCTATAAAAGATGGAATTCCTTGTTTGGTTCCAAGAGACGGCAAGGTAATCGAAACTGTTGATGACCCAAAATCTTGA
- the LOC133675957 gene encoding ATP-dependent zinc metalloprotease FTSH 11, chloroplastic/mitochondrial-like, with translation MAITLQATLLCRPSFSLYSPSKRRSFHHPINSPLSLSKTPSSPSLNLRLRPFLIPCTLHPDNADPVSETVPPISNSDKTQEVVDVVESNESGRQEEEGQGGNLVEEKEGGGGVYDSNGRIRVAVFLMGLWTKMKNGFQKLLMLMGSYSSNWFSFSWWPFWKQEKKLEKLIAEAEAHPKDAEKQTALLVELNKHSPESVIKRFEQRDHAVDSKGVAEYLRALVVTNSIADYLPDEQSGKPSSLPALLQELKQRASGDTDKQFMNPGISEKQPLHVVMVDPKVSNKSRFAQELISTILFTVAVGLVWIMGAAALQKYIGSLGGIGASGVGSSSSYTPKELNKEVMPEKNVKTFKDVKGCDDAKQELEEVVEYLKNPTKFTRLGGKLPKGILLTGAPGTGKTLLAKAIAGEAGVPFFYRAGSEFEEMFVGVGARRVRSLFQAAKKKAPCIIFIDEIDAVGSTRKQWEGHTKKTLHQLLVEMDGFEQNEGIILMAATNLPDILDPALTRPGRFDRHIVVPNPDVKGRQEILELYLEDKPMADDVDVKTIARGTPGFNGADLANLVNIAAIKAAVEGAEKLTAAQLEFAKDRILMGTERKTMFISEESKKLTAYHESGHAIVAFNTEGAHPIHKATIMPRGSALGMVTQLPSSDETSISKKQLLARLDVCMGGRVAEELIFGQDHVTTGASSDLHTATELAQYMVSNCGMSDAIGPIHIKERPSSELQSRVDAEVMKLLKEAYDRVKALLKKHEMALHALANSLLEYETLSAEEIKRILLPYREGRQPEQQEAAQEEGELVLA, from the exons ATGGCTATCACTTTACAAGCTACCCTTCTTTGCAGACCTTCATTCTCTCTCTATTCTCCTTCAAAACGACGCAGCTTTCACCACCCCATCAActcccctctttctctctctaaaacccCATCTTCTCCTTCTTTAAACCTCCGACTCCGCCCTTTCTTAATACCTTGTACATTGCACCCTGACAATGCTGACCCTGTTTCGGAAACAGTCCCTCCGATTTCAAATTCCGATAAAACACAAGAGGTGGTGGATGTAGTGGAGAGCAATGAGAGTGGAAGGCAGGAGGAGGAAGGGCAGGGAGGTAACTTAGTGGAGGAGAAAGAAGGTGGTGGTGGGGTTTATGATAGTAATGGGAGAATAAGAGTGGCGGTGTTTTTAATGGGGTtatggactaaaatgaaaaatgggTTTCAGAAATTGTTGATGTTAATGGGttcttattcttctaattgGTTTAGTTTTAGTTGGTGGCCATTTTGGAAACAAGAGAAGAAATTAGAGAAATTGATTGCTGAAGCTGAAGCTCATCCTAAAGATGCTGAAAAACAGACTGCTCTTTTAGTTGAGCTTAATAAGCACAG tcCTGAGTCTGTGATTAAGAGGTTTGAACAAAGAGACCATGCAGTGGATAGCAAAGGAGTCGCTGAGTATCTTAGAGCTCTTGTGGTTACTAATTCTATTGCAGATTATCTTCCTGATGAACAATCTGGAAAGCCTTCCAGTCTTCCTGCTTTG TTGCAAGAATTGAAGCAGCGTGCATCAGGGGACACAGATAAGCAATTTATGAACCCTGGCATATCTGAAAAGCAGCCATTGCATGTGGTGATG GTTGATCCAAAAGTATCCAACAAGTCACGGTTTGCTCAAGAGCTTATATCCACAATCTTGTTCACTGTTGCAGTTGGATTAGTTTG GATAATGGGTGCTGCTGCACTTCAAAAGTATATAGGGAGTCTGGGTGGAATAGGAGCTTCAGGAGTTGGCTCAAGTTCTTCTTATACTCCAAAAGAGCTGAATAAAGAAGTTATGCCAGAGAAA AATGTTAAAACCTTTAAGGATGTTAAAGGTTGTGACGATGCAAAACAAGAGCTTGAGGAAGTAGTGGAGTAtctaaaaaacccaacaaaatttACTCGCCTTGGTGGGAAGTTGCCGAAG GGAATCCTTTTGACAGGAGCCCCTGGTACAGGAAAAACATTGCTTGCCAAG GCCATTGCTGGAGAAGCTGGAGTGCCTTTTTTCTATAGAGCAGGATCTGAATTTGAGGAAAT GTTTGTTGGCGTTGGTGCTCGGCGTGTAAGATCCTTATTTCAAGCTGCTAAGAAAAAG gcTCCTTGTatcatttttattgatgaaattgatgCTGTTGGGTCAACAAGGAAACAATGGGAAGGCCATACAAAGAAGACATTGCATCAACTACTTGTTGAAATGGATGGTTTCGAACAAAATGAG GGAATAATATTGATGGCTGCAACAAACTTGCCTGATATTCTTGATCCAGCTTTGACTAGGCCTGGTAGATTTGACCGGCAT ATCGTTGTTCCAAATCCTGACGTTAAAGGCCGACAAGAGATTTTGGAGCTCTACCTGGAAGATAAGCCTATGGCTGATGATGTAGATGTTAAAACAATTGCTCGTGGCACACCAGGCTTCAATGGAGCTG ATCTCGCAAACTTAGTGAACATTGCTGCTATTAAAGCTGCTGTAGAAGGCGCTGAGAAGTTAACTGCTGCACAATTGGAGTTTGCAAAAGATAGGATACTTATGGGTACTGAGCGGAAAACAATGTTCATTTCTGAAGAGTCAAAGAAG TTAACAGCATATCATGAGAGTGGCCATGCTATTGTAGCTTTCAATACCGAGGGTGCACACCCGATACACAAGGCAACTATAATGCCACGAGGATCTGCTTTAGGAATGGTCACCCAGCTTCCTTCAAGCGATGAGACATCAATTAGCAAAAAGCAGTTATTAGCTCGGCTTGATGTTTGTATGGGAGGAAGAGTTGCGGAAGAGCTCATATTTGGTCAGGACCATGTCACTACTGGAGCAAGTAGTGATCTTCACACAGCTACAGAGCTTGCGCAGTATATG GTATCAAATTGTGGGATGAGCGATGCAATTGGACCAATACATATTAAAGAAAGACCAAGTTCAGAATTGCAGTCACGTGTTGATGCTGAA GTCATGAAACTCCTAAAAGAAGCATATGATCGTGTGAAAGCCTTGCTAAAGAAG CACGAGATGGCATTACATGCACTAGCAAACTCTCTTTTAGAGTATGAAACACTTAGTGCAGAAGAAATAAAGCGCATTCTTCTTCCCTACCGGGAAGGACGGCAACCCGAGCAGCAAGAAGCAGCGCAAGAAGAAGGGGAGCTTGTATTGGCTTAA
- the LOC133675970 gene encoding polypyrimidine tract-binding protein homolog 2-like isoform X1, whose translation MSSVSSQSQFRLTQPPSKVLHLRNLPWECTEEELVELGKPFGNVVNTKCNVGPNRNQAFIEFADLNQAIAMISYYASSSEPAQVRGKTVYLQYSNRQEIVNNKTTADAGGNVLLITIEGADARLVSIDVLHLVFSAFGFVHKITTFEKMDRFQALVQFSDVETASSAKNALDGRNIPSYLLPEHLGPCTLRIAYSGHTDLSVKFQSHRSRDYTNPNLPVAQSAIDANGMFSMGLDGKKLEPESNVLLASIENMQYAVTLDVLHMVFSSFGPVQKIAMFDKNSGLQALIQYPDVQTAVVAKEALEGHCIYDGGFCKLHLSYSRHNDLSIKVNNDRSRDYTIPNNVTVNPQPSILGQQPVATHGPPSHLYTGAQFAPTSEHSMIPQPSSGWATGFPPVPNSMPGQMNNNPYLPPGTMPPQMGHGMMQMPSHGGPPHTHAMPPYRPYHMQ comes from the exons ATGTCATCTGTATCGAGTCAGTCGCAATTCCGTCTTACCCAACCGCCATCGAAGGTGTTGCATTTGAGAAACTTGCCATGGGAGTGCACTGAAGAGGAATTGGTTGAGCTTGGGAAGCCGTTTGGTAATGTTGTTAATACCAAGTGTAATGTTGGACCGAATAGAAATCAAGCTTTCATTGAATTT GCGGATCTGAATCAAGCTATTGCGATGATATCGTATTATGCATCATCCTCAGAGCCTGCTCAAGTTCGAGGGAAGACAGTTTACTTGCAGTATTCTAATAGGCAAGAAATAGTGAACAACAAAACGACTGCTGATGCTGGTGGAAATGTGTTGTTGATTACCATTGAAGGGGCAGATGCACGCCTGGTCAGCATTGATGTCTTGCACCTG GTATTTTCTGCCTTTGGGTTTGTTCATAAGATTACTACCTTTGAGAAGATGGATAGATTCCAG GCTTTGGTGCAATTCTCCGATGTGGAAACTGCCTCTTCTGCGAAAAATGCCCTGGATGGAAGAAACATCCCTAG TTATCTGCTTCCTGAACATCTTGGGCCCTGTACTCTTAGGATCGCATATTCTGGTCATACAGATTTGAGTGTAAAATTTCAGAGCCATCGGAGCAG GGACTACACTAATCCAAACCTTCCTGTTGCACAATCAGCTATAGATGCAAATGGAATG TTCAGCATGGGCCTTGATGGGAAAAAACTAGAACCTGAGAGCAATGTTCTTCTTGCATCAATCGAGAACATGCAGTATGCTGTCACATTGGATGTTTTACACATG gtcttttcttcttttggtcCTGTCCAGAAGATTGCCATGTTTGATAAAAACAGTGGACTTCAGGCTTTAATTCAATACCCTG ATGTCCAGACAGCTGTTGTTGCCAAGGAAGCATTGGAAGGACACTGTATCTATGATGGAGGATTTTGCAAGCTTCACCTTTCATACTCACGCCATAATGATCTTAGTATTAAG GTCAATAATGATAGGAGCAGAGACTACACGATTCCCAACAATGTAACGGTGAACCCCCAGCCTTCAATTCTTGGGCAGCAGCCAGTTGCAACACATGGTCCTCCTTCTCATCTATACACTGGAGCTCAGTTTGCTCCAACTTCAGAGCATTCAATGATTCCTCAGCCTTCTTCTGGATGGGCCACTGGCTTTCCACCAGTACCCAATTCCATGCCTGGCCAGATGAATAATAATCCTTACTTGCCACCTGGAACTATGCCACCTCAAATGGGCCATGGAATGATGCAGATGCCTAGCCATGGTGGCCCACCACATACTCATGCAATGCCCCCTTACAGACCTTATCATATGCAATAG
- the LOC133675970 gene encoding polypyrimidine tract-binding protein homolog 2-like isoform X3, with the protein MHAWSALMSCTWPMSREYLRWQLSALGERAHVFSAFGFVHKITTFEKMDRFQALVQFSDVETASSAKNALDGRNIPSYLLPEHLGPCTLRIAYSGHTDLSVKFQSHRSRDYTNPNLPVAQSAIDANGMFSMGLDGKKLEPESNVLLASIENMQYAVTLDVLHMVFSSFGPVQKIAMFDKNSGLQALIQYPDVQTAVVAKEALEGHCIYDGGFCKLHLSYSRHNDLSIKVNNDRSRDYTIPNNVTVNPQPSILGQQPVATHGPPSHLYTGAQFAPTSEHSMIPQPSSGWATGFPPVPNSMPGQMNNNPYLPPGTMPPQMGHGMMQMPSHGGPPHTHAMPPYRPYHMQ; encoded by the exons ATGCACGCCTGGTCAGCATTGATGTCTTGCACCTG GCCCATGTCAAGGGAATATCTTCGATGGCAGCTTAGTGCTTTGGGAGAAAGAGCGCAT GTATTTTCTGCCTTTGGGTTTGTTCATAAGATTACTACCTTTGAGAAGATGGATAGATTCCAG GCTTTGGTGCAATTCTCCGATGTGGAAACTGCCTCTTCTGCGAAAAATGCCCTGGATGGAAGAAACATCCCTAG TTATCTGCTTCCTGAACATCTTGGGCCCTGTACTCTTAGGATCGCATATTCTGGTCATACAGATTTGAGTGTAAAATTTCAGAGCCATCGGAGCAG GGACTACACTAATCCAAACCTTCCTGTTGCACAATCAGCTATAGATGCAAATGGAATG TTCAGCATGGGCCTTGATGGGAAAAAACTAGAACCTGAGAGCAATGTTCTTCTTGCATCAATCGAGAACATGCAGTATGCTGTCACATTGGATGTTTTACACATG gtcttttcttcttttggtcCTGTCCAGAAGATTGCCATGTTTGATAAAAACAGTGGACTTCAGGCTTTAATTCAATACCCTG ATGTCCAGACAGCTGTTGTTGCCAAGGAAGCATTGGAAGGACACTGTATCTATGATGGAGGATTTTGCAAGCTTCACCTTTCATACTCACGCCATAATGATCTTAGTATTAAG GTCAATAATGATAGGAGCAGAGACTACACGATTCCCAACAATGTAACGGTGAACCCCCAGCCTTCAATTCTTGGGCAGCAGCCAGTTGCAACACATGGTCCTCCTTCTCATCTATACACTGGAGCTCAGTTTGCTCCAACTTCAGAGCATTCAATGATTCCTCAGCCTTCTTCTGGATGGGCCACTGGCTTTCCACCAGTACCCAATTCCATGCCTGGCCAGATGAATAATAATCCTTACTTGCCACCTGGAACTATGCCACCTCAAATGGGCCATGGAATGATGCAGATGCCTAGCCATGGTGGCCCACCACATACTCATGCAATGCCCCCTTACAGACCTTATCATATGCAATAG
- the LOC133675970 gene encoding polypyrimidine tract-binding protein homolog 2-like isoform X2, with amino-acid sequence MHAWSALMSCTCRPMSREYLRWQLSALGERAHVFSAFGFVHKITTFEKMDRFQALVQFSDVETASSAKNALDGRNIPSYLLPEHLGPCTLRIAYSGHTDLSVKFQSHRSRDYTNPNLPVAQSAIDANGMFSMGLDGKKLEPESNVLLASIENMQYAVTLDVLHMVFSSFGPVQKIAMFDKNSGLQALIQYPDVQTAVVAKEALEGHCIYDGGFCKLHLSYSRHNDLSIKVNNDRSRDYTIPNNVTVNPQPSILGQQPVATHGPPSHLYTGAQFAPTSEHSMIPQPSSGWATGFPPVPNSMPGQMNNNPYLPPGTMPPQMGHGMMQMPSHGGPPHTHAMPPYRPYHMQ; translated from the exons ATGCACGCCTGGTCAGCATTGATGTCTTGCACCTG CAGGCCCATGTCAAGGGAATATCTTCGATGGCAGCTTAGTGCTTTGGGAGAAAGAGCGCAT GTATTTTCTGCCTTTGGGTTTGTTCATAAGATTACTACCTTTGAGAAGATGGATAGATTCCAG GCTTTGGTGCAATTCTCCGATGTGGAAACTGCCTCTTCTGCGAAAAATGCCCTGGATGGAAGAAACATCCCTAG TTATCTGCTTCCTGAACATCTTGGGCCCTGTACTCTTAGGATCGCATATTCTGGTCATACAGATTTGAGTGTAAAATTTCAGAGCCATCGGAGCAG GGACTACACTAATCCAAACCTTCCTGTTGCACAATCAGCTATAGATGCAAATGGAATG TTCAGCATGGGCCTTGATGGGAAAAAACTAGAACCTGAGAGCAATGTTCTTCTTGCATCAATCGAGAACATGCAGTATGCTGTCACATTGGATGTTTTACACATG gtcttttcttcttttggtcCTGTCCAGAAGATTGCCATGTTTGATAAAAACAGTGGACTTCAGGCTTTAATTCAATACCCTG ATGTCCAGACAGCTGTTGTTGCCAAGGAAGCATTGGAAGGACACTGTATCTATGATGGAGGATTTTGCAAGCTTCACCTTTCATACTCACGCCATAATGATCTTAGTATTAAG GTCAATAATGATAGGAGCAGAGACTACACGATTCCCAACAATGTAACGGTGAACCCCCAGCCTTCAATTCTTGGGCAGCAGCCAGTTGCAACACATGGTCCTCCTTCTCATCTATACACTGGAGCTCAGTTTGCTCCAACTTCAGAGCATTCAATGATTCCTCAGCCTTCTTCTGGATGGGCCACTGGCTTTCCACCAGTACCCAATTCCATGCCTGGCCAGATGAATAATAATCCTTACTTGCCACCTGGAACTATGCCACCTCAAATGGGCCATGGAATGATGCAGATGCCTAGCCATGGTGGCCCACCACATACTCATGCAATGCCCCCTTACAGACCTTATCATATGCAATAG